A segment of the Flavobacteriales bacterium genome:
AGACCCCGCGGATCGAGCTCGACTCCGCTACGGGTGTTCTGGAACTGGTGGGCTGCTCCATTCCTGAGAATGCCGACCGTGTCTTCGGGCCGCTGCTCGATGCCGTGGAGTCCTATGCGCAAGGGCCGAGGCCAAGAACCATGATCCGGATCGGCCTCACCCACTTCAATTCAAGCAGCGCCAAGTACCTGCTTGATGTGCTCAAGCGCTTCGAGGACATCCATGCCGAGGGCCGCACCAAGGCGTTGGTCGAATGGCGATTTGCGCCGGGCGATCTGGATATGAAGGAGGCCGGCACCGATTACCGCAGCCTGCTCGAGATCCCAGTGAAGCTCGTGGAGGATCTGGCCTGATCCTGATCCCCTCAGCGCTCGATCAGCTGTTCGGCCCACTCGCGCTCGCTGATCGCGATGCCATCACGGAAGTGGACCACTTGACCCCAAGGATGCGTGACCTTGCGGTACACTGACTCATGGCCGCCACGCACCACCCTGCGCTCCAGCACCACGGCCCTGCCTTGCAAGAAGGTGCTCTCTTGGATGCCATCCGTCAGCGGATGCTCCTGTGCCATCGGGCGCGCTTCTGGAGCAGCCTTGGCGGTCCTTGCCGCCAACGCAACAGGTTTGCGATCAGCCGTTGAACCTTCAAGCTTCGACTCAACGGACCCTGATTCCACAGGGTGGCCGCCCTCAATCGGGGTCGGGGGTACTACAGGCACAGGTGGGGTTACGATGCTGACGAGCGAGTCGGGACGCCTCGCTGGGGCCACGGCCTGCTCGGCGTCGCGCTTCGCGATCAGGGCTTGCAGATCCTGGATCTTCACCTTGGGGAACACGTTCAGTGGTCGCCGCGCCCGGGCTGCATGGAAGCCCAACAAGGCTTCATCATAGCGCTGTTGCTGAAACAGCGCCTCGGCTTCCGCCATCAAGGCACGGAACTCAGAATCGCTGCTGGCGGCTTCCTGCTCCTGCCTGGCCACGCGCGCTCGTTCCTTCGCGCTCATACCAGCGAATTCAGGCGTCAGGCTCTGATCGGGCTGCGCCAATGCCGGCGACCCAAGAAGGATGAGAGCAAGCAGGCTGTAGCGCATATCGGTGGTCGAAGGTACCGGGGGGCCTCACCGCTGCACAGGAACGGACACCTTGATACCCACCGGTGGCCGTTGATACGCGTTTCATCGGCCGCCAGTTGCCCAATGGCCGAATACCTTCGCCGCCGCGAACGAAACCGGCCTTTCAAGGCGTTCATCCATCAATCCATCGCCATGCGCGCAATCACACGAATCCTGCCCGTTATCGGCTTGCTGGCCGCCTGCCAGGGCGACCTCAAGGACAACCCCCAGTACCAACAGCTGCAGGAGGACGCCAACCAATCGCAGGCCTTGGCAGCCGAACGCGACAGCACGATCAACGCGCTTTTCGGCACCATCAACCGCATCGGGGAGAACCTCAGCACCATCCGTGCGAAGCAGGGCCAGCTCGGGAAGCCGGGCGAAGGGGCGGAACAGGCCGATCTGGAGCAGCGGATCATGGCCGACCTGAGCAGCATCGATGGCTTGATCAATGAGAACAAAGAGCTGATCGCCAGGTTGCGCAAACAGGCTAAGGCTTCGGCCTCGAACATCGCCGAGCTGGAGAAGACCATCGCCGGGCTCGAAGGCAGCATGGC
Coding sequences within it:
- a CDS encoding DUF1987 domain-containing protein, which codes for MQAAPTFRVDATDKTPRIELDSATGVLELVGCSIPENADRVFGPLLDAVESYAQGPRPRTMIRIGLTHFNSSSAKYLLDVLKRFEDIHAEGRTKALVEWRFAPGDLDMKEAGTDYRSLLEIPVKLVEDLA